One genomic segment of Deltaproteobacteria bacterium includes these proteins:
- a CDS encoding PilZ domain-containing protein has product MKKDTIYTLRMSSRIREALGTAAKRERRTVASLLDKIITDYLAKEGLLRGPEFDAERRMFPRKKMTIPAVTLLRAGSEEQSFPSVVLDISLGGVLVTYPKGSEIRFSSMGELPRFILCIEMPKAKERLCFDCNARHMRDTGDEIQVGATFEDPRGTDLQKLNRYLM; this is encoded by the coding sequence ATGAAAAAAGATACTATATACACTCTGAGAATGAGCAGCCGGATCCGCGAGGCCCTTGGGACAGCAGCGAAAAGGGAACGCCGAACAGTTGCCTCTCTGCTGGACAAAATCATTACAGATTATCTGGCAAAGGAAGGACTTCTCAGGGGACCGGAATTTGATGCTGAACGTCGAATGTTTCCCCGCAAAAAGATGACGATACCAGCGGTGACCCTCCTGCGAGCAGGATCAGAAGAGCAAAGTTTTCCCAGCGTGGTGCTCGACATCTCATTGGGTGGTGTTCTGGTCACTTACCCTAAAGGCTCCGAAATCAGGTTTTCCTCTATGGGCGAATTGCCTCGCTTCATCCTGTGTATTGAAATGCCAAAGGCGAAGGAGAGGCTTTGTTTCGACTGCAATGCGCGCCACATGCGGGATACGGGAGACGAGATACAAGTGGGTGCCACCTTTGAGGATCCCAGGGGGACGGATTTGCAGAAACTCAACAGATATTTGATGTAG
- a CDS encoding endonuclease III domain-containing protein — MLRSKRPSFQPDDPGELLQTIYRHLWEAYGPQNWWPASSRLEMMIGAILTQNTSWQGAAKAIARLHKEGLVSLDKLYHLPRAKLAEYICAAGYFNVKAHRLKNLITYLVEKYNGDLAAMSQVSTSELRRELLSINGIGPETADSILLYGFNRPVFVVDSYTRRILHRHGLCSAAAGYGELQALFMDHLLPDAKLFNEYHALLVRLGKHRCRPQPLCGNCPLEPLLPSQPTFE, encoded by the coding sequence ATGCTGAGAAGCAAACGGCCTTCTTTTCAACCAGATGATCCTGGAGAGCTCCTTCAGACAATCTACCGTCATCTCTGGGAGGCCTACGGGCCGCAAAACTGGTGGCCGGCGTCCAGCCGCCTGGAAATGATGATCGGTGCTATACTCACTCAGAACACTAGCTGGCAGGGCGCTGCAAAGGCAATTGCCAGATTGCACAAAGAAGGGCTTGTTTCGCTCGATAAACTCTACCACCTTCCGAGGGCGAAACTCGCCGAGTACATTTGTGCTGCAGGCTACTTCAACGTCAAAGCTCACAGATTGAAAAACCTGATCACCTACCTGGTAGAGAAGTACAATGGCGACCTGGCAGCCATGAGCCAGGTTTCCACCTCGGAGCTCCGCCGAGAACTGCTCAGCATCAACGGTATAGGGCCTGAGACTGCAGACAGTATTCTTCTCTATGGCTTCAACAGACCTGTCTTTGTGGTGGATTCATATACTCGAAGAATATTACATCGCCACGGTCTGTGCAGTGCTGCAGCAGGCTACGGAGAGCTGCAAGCTCTGTTCATGGACCACCTGCTTCCTGACGCCAAACTGTTCAACGAGTATCACGCCCTACTGGTCAGGCTTGGCAAACACCGCTGCCGGCCGCAGCCTCTCTGTGGCAACTGTCCACTGGAACCCCTGCTGCCAAGCCAGCCGACTTTCGAGTGA
- a CDS encoding LysM peptidoglycan-binding domain-containing protein yields MKLASRLICFRKVLLVLMVFWFCSSCTQVKELAPFMSAREDSGKNISQEETSAAVAREPEPQKPVEEAKEFIHTVRWPGESLSLIAKWYTGDGANWRVLAKVNSRLNPNLIRIGDKIYIPDDLLKTKESLPRDFLGRNRSKRRQRSTSTGSIPEPAAGKTAATAQGVPGSSRTSVQAGVVSFSPP; encoded by the coding sequence ATGAAATTAGCCAGCAGGCTAATCTGCTTCAGAAAAGTGTTGCTGGTTTTGATGGTATTCTGGTTTTGTAGCAGCTGCACCCAGGTAAAGGAGTTGGCGCCATTCATGTCTGCCAGGGAGGACTCTGGAAAGAATATCTCCCAGGAAGAGACCTCTGCCGCGGTTGCCCGCGAACCCGAACCCCAGAAACCGGTTGAAGAGGCAAAAGAGTTTATCCATACAGTTCGCTGGCCAGGCGAGAGCCTGTCGCTGATAGCCAAATGGTACACTGGTGATGGTGCTAACTGGCGGGTTCTGGCCAAAGTCAACTCGAGACTGAATCCCAATCTGATCAGAATAGGCGACAAGATCTATATTCCGGACGATCTTCTGAAGACAAAAGAGTCCTTGCCGCGAGACTTTTTGGGCCGCAATCGTTCGAAGCGGAGACAGAGGAGTACTTCAACAGGGAGCATTCCAGAACCTGCCGCCGGAAAAACTGCAGCCACAGCACAGGGTGTACCAGGCAGCAGTCGGACTTCAGTCCAGGCAGGAGTAGTATCTTTTTCACCTCCGTGA
- a CDS encoding metallophosphoesterase: MVWFIIFVGGLLLIYGYVGWRTIAATESRPHWKPLWWAILIFFFLLPPATIILKLHGSKVVSTELLAWLSYISLGFFTLLFIHLFVRDLFLVAASIGRGCKALLRRHGKGRAISSGVPNQLRRQFLLYSTNLGILGFTGALTGYGLYEARRQPRTVHIKVPLDNLPADLEGLRIVQITDVHVSLTIGRAFVQSIVDAVNRLTPDLIAFTGDLADGSVADLRDDVAPLAELSAPYGSFFVTGNHEYYSGVEPWVEELDRLGFTVLINEHQILGRGKDRFVVAGVTDYSARHFLSEHISSPKTALAGVPSDLVKILLAHQPRSVFAAAREGVDLQISGHTHGGQYYPWNFLVGLSQPYISGLHLHDSTYIYVSRGAGYWGPPLRLAAPSEIALITLTGSGRVST, translated from the coding sequence ATGGTCTGGTTTATTATCTTTGTTGGAGGCTTGCTCCTAATATATGGATATGTAGGATGGCGGACAATTGCTGCTACCGAGAGCCGCCCTCATTGGAAACCGCTCTGGTGGGCAATCCTCATCTTCTTTTTCCTGCTGCCGCCTGCGACTATTATTCTGAAACTGCATGGCAGCAAAGTCGTTTCTACTGAACTTCTTGCCTGGCTCTCTTATATCAGCCTGGGTTTCTTCACCCTGCTCTTTATCCACCTGTTTGTCCGCGACCTCTTCCTGGTGGCCGCTTCCATTGGCAGAGGGTGCAAAGCTCTCCTGCGGCGCCATGGCAAAGGACGAGCAATTTCTTCTGGAGTGCCAAACCAGCTCCGCCGTCAATTCTTGCTGTATTCTACAAACCTTGGGATCCTGGGCTTTACAGGGGCCCTGACTGGCTACGGTCTCTATGAGGCCCGGCGGCAGCCCCGAACTGTCCACATCAAAGTGCCCCTGGACAATCTCCCTGCAGATCTGGAAGGGCTTCGCATAGTTCAGATAACTGATGTTCATGTGAGTTTGACTATCGGCCGGGCTTTTGTGCAATCTATAGTAGATGCAGTAAATAGGCTGACCCCGGATTTGATTGCCTTCACCGGGGATCTGGCCGATGGGTCCGTAGCCGACCTTCGTGACGATGTGGCACCCCTGGCAGAACTGAGCGCCCCCTATGGAAGTTTCTTCGTAACCGGCAATCACGAATACTATTCAGGAGTCGAACCCTGGGTCGAAGAATTGGACCGATTGGGTTTCACAGTGCTGATCAATGAACACCAGATTCTCGGACGCGGCAAAGATAGATTCGTTGTAGCCGGAGTAACTGATTATTCGGCCAGGCATTTCCTCTCCGAGCATATCTCCAGCCCAAAGACCGCCCTGGCAGGGGTTCCCTCTGATCTGGTCAAGATCCTGCTGGCCCACCAACCGCGGAGTGTATTTGCCGCCGCCAGAGAAGGTGTTGATCTGCAGATTAGTGGCCACACCCATGGCGGTCAGTACTATCCCTGGAACTTCCTGGTGGGCCTGAGCCAGCCCTACATTTCAGGTTTGCATTTGCATGACAGCACATACATATACGTAAGCCGCGGCGCTGGCTACTGGGGCCCTCCGCTTCGTCTGGCAGCACCTTCCGAAATAGCGTTGATCACTTTGACAGGATCCGGCCGTGTCAGTACATGA
- a CDS encoding PilZ domain-containing protein, translating to MRPGTASYNALHRIRRRSVRVPVSQEVSCECAHGELRKGKAINLGSGGVCTLLAASEHFDVNARIQIEFLLPHTLNSVRTGARIAWRSLISEGQGRAQDSQATGVEFRDLPVDYQSLLHEYVLTRFISTESLLKGRGIVEVMNHIRNLRPSERLRYYHLLIRRTTFLACR from the coding sequence GTGAGGCCTGGCACAGCGAGTTATAATGCCCTGCACCGCATCAGACGACGAAGCGTCCGGGTTCCTGTGTCTCAGGAAGTGTCCTGCGAATGCGCACATGGCGAACTGCGAAAGGGGAAGGCCATCAATCTCGGCAGCGGCGGTGTCTGCACTTTGCTGGCGGCTAGTGAACATTTTGATGTCAATGCCAGAATCCAGATTGAGTTTCTGCTGCCGCATACACTCAATTCTGTTCGCACAGGGGCGAGAATAGCGTGGCGTTCGCTCATTTCAGAGGGGCAGGGCAGGGCACAAGATTCTCAGGCAACCGGGGTTGAATTTAGAGATCTCCCGGTTGATTATCAAAGTCTGCTTCATGAATATGTGTTAACCCGCTTCATCTCTACTGAGAGTTTGCTCAAAGGGCGGGGCATTGTAGAAGTCATGAATCACATCAGAAATCTTCGCCCTTCAGAAAGACTGCGCTATTATCACCTTCTCATCAGAAGAACCACCTTTCTCGCTTGCCGTTGA
- a CDS encoding DUF3568 family protein, whose translation MRLNEMRLVACLCCLLIAGSGCAVLLAGAAGAGLGVGAYSYIEGNLKRDYAGPFPRVWNATEQALEQLEIPATVENKDAFGGLVKGIMHDGTKVTIKLKKKSESLTEVAVRVGLFGDREKSYRIQETITELFRRPPK comes from the coding sequence ATGAGACTTAATGAAATGAGACTGGTTGCTTGCCTTTGTTGCCTGTTGATTGCTGGTAGCGGCTGTGCCGTGCTGTTGGCCGGTGCAGCGGGGGCTGGCCTCGGCGTTGGCGCCTACAGTTATATCGAAGGTAACCTCAAAAGAGATTATGCCGGGCCCTTCCCCAGGGTGTGGAACGCAACCGAACAGGCCCTGGAGCAGTTGGAGATTCCTGCCACCGTAGAAAATAAGGATGCCTTTGGAGGATTGGTTAAGGGCATTATGCACGACGGGACCAAGGTGACCATCAAATTGAAGAAGAAGTCTGAAAGTCTTACCGAGGTCGCCGTCAGAGTTGGTCTGTTTGGAGATAGAGAAAAATCCTATCGAATTCAGGAAACTATCACAGAGTTATTCAGAAGACCACCAAAATAG
- a CDS encoding nucleotidyltransferase encodes MNLKNTLKLLTDYFRQENIDYALIGAFALQAYGFFRATQDVDFLVRGKEQQKVISYVESLGYETLHRSAGFSNHVHAIPKLGRIDFVYVRGETAERILQHSRELLVLDVMRVPVVSPEHLVALKVFAMKNDPDRIFKEMADIKHLVSLPHIDLEEIKGYFARYGQLEWFYELQKKESKDQPT; translated from the coding sequence ATGAATCTGAAAAATACCCTGAAACTGCTCACAGACTACTTTCGACAGGAGAACATAGATTATGCTCTTATCGGGGCCTTTGCCTTGCAGGCTTATGGATTTTTCAGAGCAACTCAAGATGTGGATTTCCTCGTGCGAGGGAAAGAGCAGCAAAAGGTCATCTCCTATGTGGAATCCCTCGGCTATGAAACATTGCACCGATCGGCTGGCTTCTCGAATCACGTGCATGCCATACCAAAACTGGGGAGAATTGATTTCGTCTATGTGAGAGGTGAGACGGCAGAGAGAATTTTGCAGCACTCAAGAGAACTTCTTGTGCTGGATGTGATGCGTGTGCCAGTGGTCAGTCCCGAGCACCTGGTGGCCCTCAAGGTCTTTGCCATGAAGAATGACCCGGATAGAATTTTCAAAGAAATGGCCGACATAAAGCACCTCGTTTCTCTGCCCCATATCGATCTCGAAGAGATCAAAGGATATTTTGCAAGATACGGTCAGCTGGAATGGTTTTATGAGTTGCAGAAAAAAGAGTCGAAAGACCAGCCAACTTAA